From the Arvicola amphibius chromosome 2, mArvAmp1.2, whole genome shotgun sequence genome, one window contains:
- the LOC119806572 gene encoding taste receptor type 2 member 14-like: MATILQSILTFIFIVEFFVGNLGNGFIALANCVDSVKRKKISSVDHILTALAISRFFLLWVTFLDWLMCIKFSPSFMTRNILRITQISWNISNHFNIWLATSLSIFYFLKIALFSNSLFLYLKWRIKRVVLIVLLLSLVLLFLNIFLVIKHIDAWTDGYKRNTSNSLSSSFVEFPRLFLLPSVMFTLIPFGVSLTAFLLLIISLWKHIKKMQHYTKGCRDVRTLAHITALQTVIVFFLFYITFFLSLLVEFCIFDIEKELTILFARVAITIFPSIHSWVFILGHSKLRQDLFSVLQWLTYFCKHM; the protein is encoded by the coding sequence ATGGCTACTATTCTACAGAGCATAttgacattcattttcattgttgaGTTCTTTGTTGGAAATTTGGGGAATGGATTCATAGCACTGGCTAACTGTGTGGATTCTGTCAAGAGAAAAAAGATTTCTTCGGTGGATCATATCCTCACTGCTCTGGCCATCTCCAGATTCTTTCTACTGTGGGTTACATTTCTAGACTGGTTAATGTGTATAAAATTCTCCCCTTCATTCATGACTAGAAATATATTAAGAATaactcagatttcctggaatatAAGCAATCATTTCAACATCTGGCTTGCTACCAGCCTcagcatcttttattttctcaagataGCCCTTTTTTCTAACTCTCTTTTCCTATATCTAAAATGGAGAATTAAAAGGGTGGTTTTGATTGTGTTGTTGCTATCACTGGTCCTTctgtttttgaatatttttctagtAATCAAACATATTGATGCCTGGACTGATGGATACAAAAGAAACACATCCAACAGTTTGAGTTCAAGTTTTGTAGAATTTCCCAGGCTTTTTTTATTGCCAAGTGTAATGTTCACATTGATACCTTTTGGTGTTTCCTTGACAGCTTTCCTCCTCCTAATCATCTCCCTTTGGAAACACATCAAGAAAATGCAGCATTACACCAAAGGATGCAGAGATGTCAGAACATTGGCTCACATCACAGCCTTGCAGACTGTAATAGTCTTCTTTCTATTTTACatcactttctttctgtctctacttgTGGAATTCTGCATATTTGATATAGAGAAAGAGCTGACTATTCTGTTTGCAAGGGTTGCTATAACTATTTTTCCTTCCATACACTCATGGGTCTTCATTCTGGGGCACAGTAAGCTGAGACAGGATTTGTTTTCAGTATTGCAGTGGTTGACGTATTTTTGTAAACATATGTAA